Proteins encoded within one genomic window of Natator depressus isolate rNatDep1 chromosome 1, rNatDep2.hap1, whole genome shotgun sequence:
- the FUNDC1 gene encoding FUN14 domain-containing protein 1 isoform X2 yields MQEHDSDDDSYEVLDLTDYARRHHWWNRVFGRNSGPIVEKYSVATQIVVGGVTGWCAGFLFQKVGKLAATAVGGGFLLLQIASHSGYVQVDWKRVEKDVNKAKRQIKKRANRAAPEISTLIEESTEFIKQNIVVSSGFVGGFLLGLAS; encoded by the exons ATGCAAG agcacgACAGTGATGATGATTCGTATGAAGTATTGGATTTAACAGACTATGCAAGGCGTCACCATTGGTGGAATCGTGTGTTTGGCCGAAATTCTGGACCAATTGTAGAAAAGTATTCTGTAGCCACTCAGATTGTAGTGGGCGGAGTGACTGGTTG GTGTGCAGGATTTTTGTTCCAGAAAGTTGGAAAACTTGCAGCAACTGCAGTAGGTGGTGGATTTCTTCTACTTCAG ATTGCCAGTCATAGTGGGTATGTGCAAGTTGACTGGAAGAGAGTTGAAAAAGATGTAAACAAAGCAAAAAGACAGATAAAAAAACGTGCGAACAGGGCAGCACCTGAAATCAGCACCCTCATTGAAGAg tcaaCAGAATTTATCAAACAGAATATAGTAGTATCCAGTGGATTTGTTGGAGGCTTTTTGTTAGGACTTGCATCTTAA
- the FUNDC1 gene encoding FUN14 domain-containing protein 1 isoform X1: MAARRPRSASEHDSDDDSYEVLDLTDYARRHHWWNRVFGRNSGPIVEKYSVATQIVVGGVTGWCAGFLFQKVGKLAATAVGGGFLLLQIASHSGYVQVDWKRVEKDVNKAKRQIKKRANRAAPEISTLIEESTEFIKQNIVVSSGFVGGFLLGLAS; this comes from the exons ATGGCGGCTCGGAGGCCTCGCTCCGCCTCGG agcacgACAGTGATGATGATTCGTATGAAGTATTGGATTTAACAGACTATGCAAGGCGTCACCATTGGTGGAATCGTGTGTTTGGCCGAAATTCTGGACCAATTGTAGAAAAGTATTCTGTAGCCACTCAGATTGTAGTGGGCGGAGTGACTGGTTG GTGTGCAGGATTTTTGTTCCAGAAAGTTGGAAAACTTGCAGCAACTGCAGTAGGTGGTGGATTTCTTCTACTTCAG ATTGCCAGTCATAGTGGGTATGTGCAAGTTGACTGGAAGAGAGTTGAAAAAGATGTAAACAAAGCAAAAAGACAGATAAAAAAACGTGCGAACAGGGCAGCACCTGAAATCAGCACCCTCATTGAAGAg tcaaCAGAATTTATCAAACAGAATATAGTAGTATCCAGTGGATTTGTTGGAGGCTTTTTGTTAGGACTTGCATCTTAA